The Syntrophorhabdaceae bacterium genome contains the following window.
TGGTTTCGTCCTCGACACGGGGCTTTCAGGGTAGTAACGGATCTCACTTTTCATCAGAAAAAGTAATATACACAGGAAACAGGCCGGATATGTCAGCACGGGGCGAAAGCCCCGGGCCAATCGTCAATGACAGAGGTGTTCATGCCGCGACACGCACGTCTTGATGCGGCAGGTGTGCTCCATCATGTGATCATAAGAGGAATCAACAGAAAAGGGATCTTCCTCGGAAACGATGACAGGGAAGACTTTGCCGGCCGACTGTCCGTTCTCTTGCCGGAAACCGCAACGGTCTGCTATGCATGGGCACTGATGTCCAACCATGCGCATATGCTGCTGCGCACAGGCGATGTTTCCCTGTCCACTTTCATGGCGCGGCTCCTCACCGGCTATGCCGGTGGTTTCAACCGAAGGCACAGGCGCAGCGGCCACCTCTTTCAGAACCGCTACAAATCCATCATCTGCCAGGAAGATCCCTACCTGCAGGAACTCCTGCGGTACATCCATCTCAATCCTCTCAGGGCCGGCATCGTTCCGGATTACGAGTCCCTCGGACACTATCAGTGGTCAGGTCATGCCGCCATCCTCGGCAACAGGGCGGTCCCCTGGCAGGATATACGGTACATTCTTGCCTTGTTTGGCCCTGATGAGAAGGAGGCCCGGGCAGTCTATCGCGAATTTGTCGGTATGGGGATAAGCCGGGGCCGGCGGCCGGAGCTTGCGGGAGGGGGACTGGTGAGAAGTCTCGGAGGATGGGAAGAGGTCAGAAGATCGGTCCGCGAGGGACCCGTGAAGGGTGATGAGCGCATATTGGGGGACACGTCTTTTGTTGCGGCTCTGCTTGCACGGGCGGAAGAGAGGATGACCCGGCGCTACGAGATGAAGCAGTCCGGTATCGATATGGCTGCAATAGAAAGAAGGGTTTGCCAGCTTTTCGAGATGCATCCGAAGGATCTTTATGTCCGGGGAAGACGAAAGAAGCTTGTCGAGGCAAGAAGCGTCTTCTGTTTCTTCGCGGTGACGGAACTGGAAACCACGCTGAAGGACCTCGCCATGCGTTTCGCAATCTCCGGACAGGCGATAGGCCTTGCCGTAGAGAGGGGGAGACAGATTGCACAGAGGAGGGGATTGAAGCTTACCAAATAAGTTTCTTACTTTCTTGGGGATGTCCCCCGGGTCCCCCGGTTTTTCGCTGCGCTGCCTGGCTCTTTTCTCTCGTCGTTGCCTTTATGATTAAGGCTCACCTTGGCACTATCTGTCGCTTATAATGGCTTAGTGCGCTCGCGGATGATTCTGAAGGGGTCCAAACATAGAATCTGGGGCTCTTCAGTTCTTTCTTCTCTTTATCTCCATATTCATAGCCAAACATATTGCGGGCGGGCACAGCACCCCATGAACTTGCATGTAAGCGACGGTCTGCCTGGTTTTCGGGGCCATGTTCGTTGCCGTCTCTGAACAGGGGCTCTTTAGCCGAGAATTGTGTACCCGGGGGCACTGGAAAGGCTATTGCCACATGGTCGCGCGAAACAGCAACGACAATGATTCCCCGGTTGGCCCGTTCCTGGACGTCCCCTTCCTTCAGTTCATTCCAAGCGGTCTTGTCGGCTTCTATTTCCCCCTTTATCTGTACAGCTATCAGACCCTTTTTCCATGCTCCCCGATCAGCCGGCAAACCCAGTTTTGTGAGCTCTTTTCCCACTCCCTGAAAGAAAAGATTACATACCAGCCTGGGTTTCAGGCCCTTATGATATCCCCCTTTAGGCCGATTGAGCTCCTTTGTCACCCTGTCCATGATATTGACGAGATTTGCAGCAGCCGGGGGAAATTTCGCATCTTTTACGCGCACGCAAACGCCCTCCCGGTTCTCAAATCCGGAGACACAACGACAATGGATGATAGTGTCTTTCTCGGAAACGGTCTCGACGGGCGCGGAGTTCGGCGGACACCCTTCCCCCCGGACCGGTTGGATGGGCACGATCGCGGCGAGCCCGGCCATTGCGACGGCAAACAAAGTAAGTGAGGGCTTCATCTATTTATCCAGCACGTAGATTCTTTCCTTCAGCCTGGTTTCGGACTTTTTGAACTCCTCGACGGCCGCGTTGAGTTTCGACTGCGCCTGATCGACGTCGCGCTGCGTTGCCGCGCCGGTCTTTACCCTGGCCGTTATCGTGTTGAACGCGGCGTCCGCATTTGCAAGCTTGTTGTAGGAAATGATCTCAGCCTCCCTGAGTGCCCTGACATCAGGGTAGCGCATGAACCTGTCAACAGCGGCCGCCGGCATGGGTTTCAGGAATTCCTGCTTTGGGAGTTGGAGGCGCGGCACCGTCAGGCTCTGCGTGCCTTTATCAAAGAGGTTCCTGAGTTTTGCGAGGCTCTGCTGGATCTGGGGGTCCTGCGGGTCCCTGCGGTTCGCTTCCTCGAGATAGAGTTTGGCTTGCGCAAGATTGCCGTTTCTCATGGCGAACTCGCCCTTCTGCCTCAAAATTATCGGTGTATCGGCAATCGCGCCCAGCTGACCTGCAAGCCTGCTGTCCACCGGAGCCAATCCAGCCATGCGCGAGCCTTCCGCGCTGGGATGGCGCCAGACGATGACAGGCGGACCCATAATGATGATGCGGCCCCCGCCGCCGGTTGTCCCGGGGCAGGGTCTGTCCAGAGGATACCCGCCGCGGAGTTCACCGTCGACCCAGCATTGTGCCTTCACGGGTGTTCCGTCCCCAGCCCGGGCACCCGGGGAAACTATCACGGCGGCAACGAGTACGAAGAGGGCTGCAATACTTACGGCCGCAATGCTATTCCATGCTCCCCGTCCGCTGTCAGGGCGTTTCGCAGTCCTTTCGGAAACGGGCCGACGCATTGTTAATACCTGGCCCGGGCGCGCATGGTCACCTGAGTCGTTCCCTGGGCGGGGATCATGGCGACGCTGTATGTGCCGCGTGGAATGCTGACGGACACCGAGTGAACACCGCTGATATGTGTGCGAAGGATTGGCGAGCCGGATGGTTTTTCTCCGGAACTGATGGCCTTCCATTGATCTTCCGTGATCACCATGAGGAGGACCCTTTTCCCGGGCTGAACGGCAACGTCGAAGAAAACCGTTGCCTGCTGGGGAACGAAAAGGTTCGAGGCGCTGCCGTTTTCGGAGAGGTTCACGTTCTGGCTGAGAAGGACGCGGTCCGAAGGTCCGACGGGAATCGAGTCGAGGGGGCCGGCAGCCGCCTGACTCGCTGTAAGGAACAGTGCGCAGGCAATGAGGGCGATGACACGGAGGGCCCGAAGAGGCCGGCGTGCCATGAGATCAGAACGCACGGGCGCAGACCCGATACGTGACGGATACAGACTGGGGATTCGAACTGAGAATTGCGACATAATAACCTCCCTGGTTTACGGTCAGTGATTGGCTTGCAGTCCCATCGATGGGCGCACGAACCTGCGGCCGCCCCGTGATCGGTCTTCCCGCATTCATTTCCGCCTTCTGTGCGCCTGTAATGACCAGCAGGGTGACCTGCTTGCCCGGCTGCACGGCAAAATCTATGGAGAGGAAAGCGCGGCTGGAGACATAAATGTCGGATCCGACGGCGCCGTTCGCGGGAACCATGACGGTCGTGTCCGGGTGAATCGTTTTGGCCCCTGGGTCGATCGGGATCGAATCGAGCGCGCCGGCCGATGCTGTTATCACCGGCATCATTGCCAGCACCGCAATGCCTGAGATGAACAGCGCTTTTGCACACAACCTCAACAGTCTTCTCAAAGTTTGCCTCGCAAGATGGAAGTTTGATATTTCTACAAAAACACCTCTAATCCAAAAATAGATTAGGAAAAGTGGTTTTGTATGTCAAGCCAATTCCAGTAAAAGGGGGAACCTCGAATTCTCAGGATGTCGGTTGCAGGAACGGGGATGAGCCCCCGCGGGCCACCCGGCTACCTGTCCAGTATCTCGCGGACCTTCTGAAGGAGCTTGCCGAGTGACAGCGGTTTCGCGATGAAGTCGAATTCCTTGTCCTTGATCCCTTTGTCAAGGACGACATCCCTGGTGTACCCGCTGGTGAAGAGCACCCTGACATGGGGGTCTATCCGGAGTATTGCCTCGAAGGCCTCCCTTCCGTTCTTTCTCGGCATGATCGAGTCGAGGATGATGAGATCTACCTCGCGGTGCAGTTTGAACTTATCGATCGCATCTTCACCGTCCACTGCCTCTATGCTCCTGTAGCCGTATTCCTCAAGCGCCTCCCGCATGATCCGTCGCACTCCTTCATCGTCCTCCGCGATAAGGATCGTCTCTTTCCCTCCCACGGGCACCGCCGTATCGGGTTCCTCCCGGACCTTTGTGATCGCGGCCGGGAGGTAGATGCGGAAGGCCGTGCCGTGGCCGGGTTCACTATATACGGTGACATAACCGTTGTGCTGTTTGACGATGCCGTAGACGGTTGCAAGACCCAACCCCGTGCCTTTCCCGGTCTCCTTTGTGGTGAAGAAGGGATCGAAGATCTTCTCCCGTGTTGCTTCATCCATACCTTCTCCCGTATCGGAGACGTTTATCAGCACATACCTCCCCGGCCCTCCGAACCCGTGAGCCTCTATGAACCGGCTGTCCATGTCGGCGATATCCGTCTCTACGGTGAGCGTCCCCCCTTCCGGCATGGCGTCCCTTGCGTTGGTGACAAGGTTGAAAAGGATCTGGTCCATCTGCGACTTGTCGGCCATAACGACCGTGTCATACCGGGTAAGGGATGTGCGCAGGTCAATATTCTCGGTAAGGAGCCTCTTGAGCAACGGCTGCGTCGTTCTTATTGCGTCATTCACATCCATGGGGAGAAGCGTGACGGGTTGCTGCCGGCTGAAGGTCAGAAGGCTCTGAGTGAGATCGGCACCCTTCTTGGAGGCAAGGAGAACCCGGTCCACGTATGACCGTAAGGAGCTGTCGCTGTCCAGTTTTGTTTGTATGAGGGATGCATATCCTATTAGGGTGGTGAGGATATTGTTGAAATCGTGGGCGATGCCTCCCGCAAGGGTCCCGATGGATTCCATTTTCTGGGCCTGGCGCAGCTGTGATTCCAGTTTTCTCAGTTCGGTGATATTTTCGCAGGTCATCAGGTAATCCCCGGAGGCAAGCCTTGAAGGAATGAACTCTATGATCTTTTTGATCCCGTCCCTGCATGTAACGGTAAAGACCCTCGGCTTGCGTTCAACCCGCCCGGCGTCCTTGAAATCCTCCACCCACGTCGAAATGACCGTATGCCTGTATTCGGCCTCAGGATAGGCCTTTCTGAACCACGTTCTGCCGTCCGGGATATCCGACAGATCATACCCGAAGAGTTCCGTGAACTTGGCGTTGACGTATGTGAAATGACCGTCTTTGTCGGTGAGAACCATTCCAAAGGGGGCGTTGTCCGAGAGGGTTCTCAGTTTTTCTCTTTCCCTGATGATCTCTTCCTCGGCCCTTTTCTGGGCGGTGACGTCCTGTATGATGGAGGCAAAATAGGCTATCGAAGCATCAGGGTTTCGGACCACCTGGGTGGAGACGAATACATCGGCAAGGGAACCATCCTTCCTGACATATCGTTTTTCGATACCGGTGACGTTGCTCCTGCCCCTCACCACGTCTTCGAAGAGCGGTCTCTCCCGGGCAAGGTCTTCGGGCGGCGTGATCTGCATCCATGTTTTTCGTTCCAGTTCATCGCGAGAGTACCCCAGCATTTCGCATAATCTGTCGTTGAAGTGGATCCACCGGCTGTCGGCACCGGTGATGGCAAAACCCACGATGGGAAGGTTGAAGAACGTGCGAAACCGCTCTTCGCTTGCCAGCAGCTTCTCCTCGGCGCGCTTGCGCTCGGTGATGTCGAGCAGGGTTCCGATGATCGCCGGTTTTCCCTCGTATACGGTGAAGGAGCTGTAAGCCTCGACATGCCTGATGTCTCCGCCCCTGGTGATTATCCTGAACTCATAGTGGTGTGACAGCAATTCGCCCGATATTCTCCTGCCTATGCTGGTACTCACCAGGGAAAGGTCTTCAGAAAATATCACATCATGCACGTTCAGCTTGTCCACCGCTTCCTCAACTGTGTACCCGAATATCTCGGCGCACCTCGCGTTGACGTACCGCACGGTTCCGTCCTGTTGCAGGACATATATGCCGGCTACGGACTTCTCGGCAAGGACCCGAAACTTGCGCTCCGATTCCCGCAGCGCCTCCTCGGTGCGCCTGCGCTCTGTTATGTCCCGAAACGTCCAGATCCTGCCGTAGTGGTATCCGTCCTCGCCGAGGACCGGGGCCGAGTACCTGTCCAGAAACATGCCGTTCTTGAATTCGATCTCGTCGCGGCTTGTCTCATAGGGGTGATCGTACAGGTAATTCACCTTCCCGAGGAACTGCTCGGGATACCTGACAAGACCGACGACATACTGAAGGAGGGCTTCATCATTTTCGTCATCCAGAATATGGTGGGGAACATCCCACATCTCCAGGATCCGCTGGTTGATGACAAGTCTTTTCTGATTCTCATCGATGACCAGAATGCCGTCGATGGACGTATTCATCTGCGCTTCGAGAAGAGCAGTTTTCCACTGCAGCGACCCTTCCGCGCCCCTTCTCATCCCTTCCGAACGCTCCAGTTCCCTGATCCTCTCTTTTAAAGAGGATATCTCCTCCATCAATTCCTGATTCGTTCCGGCCGAGTCTTTCATCTGCTCCTCTTCGGAGGGTGAATGGTGCCCTGACACAAAGACATAAACGATGGTATCACGTACAGTATTCTTGTCAATTGCCAAATCCCTGTGAAGAGCAACTGTGTGCCGGGGTCACATCCGGCGAATAGTCCCATATGCCCCTCGTTATGATTATGGCACAATATCGTTGGGCATTATGAGAGGCGGTTCAAAAGTTTCAACGTTCAACGGTTCAATGGTTCAAGGCAAGGCGCTGGAAGGCGATCATCATGATTGATTCCCGGAACGTGTGACATTGATGCCAGGACGGCACGGGGAATTGCGGGTGCATTCGGATTCCTTCCCCGCGCCGCACGGTCACTATCCTGTGCGGATAAGCATTTGACACACAAACACAACTCTTATATATTGTCCCTGTGCTCTCCGGTAGGAGGTGGTTTTGATTCCACCGGAAGCAATCGAAGATAATGTGAGGTATGGTGGGAGGTATGTCATTTTCAGCTTTAACAGTGCCATCATACGGAGGGATAGTAGTTG
Protein-coding sequences here:
- a CDS encoding transposase; this encodes MPRHARLDAAGVLHHVIIRGINRKGIFLGNDDREDFAGRLSVLLPETATVCYAWALMSNHAHMLLRTGDVSLSTFMARLLTGYAGGFNRRHRRSGHLFQNRYKSIICQEDPYLQELLRYIHLNPLRAGIVPDYESLGHYQWSGHAAILGNRAVPWQDIRYILALFGPDEKEARAVYREFVGMGISRGRRPELAGGGLVRSLGGWEEVRRSVREGPVKGDERILGDTSFVAALLARAEERMTRRYEMKQSGIDMAAIERRVCQLFEMHPKDLYVRGRRKKLVEARSVFCFFAVTELETTLKDLAMRFAISGQAIGLAVERGRQIAQRRGLKLTK
- a CDS encoding PAS domain S-box protein; translated protein: MKDSAGTNQELMEEISSLKERIRELERSEGMRRGAEGSLQWKTALLEAQMNTSIDGILVIDENQKRLVINQRILEMWDVPHHILDDENDEALLQYVVGLVRYPEQFLGKVNYLYDHPYETSRDEIEFKNGMFLDRYSAPVLGEDGYHYGRIWTFRDITERRRTEEALRESERKFRVLAEKSVAGIYVLQQDGTVRYVNARCAEIFGYTVEEAVDKLNVHDVIFSEDLSLVSTSIGRRISGELLSHHYEFRIITRGGDIRHVEAYSSFTVYEGKPAIIGTLLDITERKRAEEKLLASEERFRTFFNLPIVGFAITGADSRWIHFNDRLCEMLGYSRDELERKTWMQITPPEDLARERPLFEDVVRGRSNVTGIEKRYVRKDGSLADVFVSTQVVRNPDASIAYFASIIQDVTAQKRAEEEIIREREKLRTLSDNAPFGMVLTDKDGHFTYVNAKFTELFGYDLSDIPDGRTWFRKAYPEAEYRHTVISTWVEDFKDAGRVERKPRVFTVTCRDGIKKIIEFIPSRLASGDYLMTCENITELRKLESQLRQAQKMESIGTLAGGIAHDFNNILTTLIGYASLIQTKLDSDSSLRSYVDRVLLASKKGADLTQSLLTFSRQQPVTLLPMDVNDAIRTTQPLLKRLLTENIDLRTSLTRYDTVVMADKSQMDQILFNLVTNARDAMPEGGTLTVETDIADMDSRFIEAHGFGGPGRYVLINVSDTGEGMDEATREKIFDPFFTTKETGKGTGLGLATVYGIVKQHNGYVTVYSEPGHGTAFRIYLPAAITKVREEPDTAVPVGGKETILIAEDDEGVRRIMREALEEYGYRSIEAVDGEDAIDKFKLHREVDLIILDSIMPRKNGREAFEAILRIDPHVRVLFTSGYTRDVVLDKGIKDKEFDFIAKPLSLGKLLQKVREILDR